Proteins from one Halovivax limisalsi genomic window:
- a CDS encoding PadR family transcriptional regulator, translating to MTRWLQSGRRRDICYLLAGTDGRRGQGLKSALESHYDERIDPKSFYGSLSALVDAGLIEKRTEGLHDRYALTDGGRRRLEDHVAWVAAQTGEIESEE from the coding sequence GTGACACGCTGGCTCCAGAGCGGGCGGCGACGGGACATCTGCTACCTGCTGGCCGGGACCGACGGCCGACGGGGACAGGGGCTCAAGTCGGCGCTCGAATCGCACTACGACGAGCGCATCGACCCGAAATCGTTCTACGGTTCGCTCTCGGCGCTGGTCGACGCGGGCCTGATCGAGAAACGGACCGAGGGACTCCACGACCGGTACGCGCTGACCGACGGCGGACGTCGTCGACTCGAAGACCACGTCGCGTGGGTCGCGGCCCAGACCGGGGAGATAGAAAGCGAGGAATAA